In a genomic window of Nodosilinea sp. PGN35:
- a CDS encoding glycosyltransferase family 2 protein codes for MAQPLISAIVCTHNRASYLGAAIASLLKQTYTTYEIIVVDNASTDGTRAVVEAYLPHPKLTYVYESTLGLSAARNRGAAIARGTLLAYLDDDAEAAPHWLDALATAFEQRSKAAIAGGYVSLLWPQGTTPPPWLSATLSESLGAYDLGTTMQLITHPGQTPRGLNYAVKKSFLESVGGFDLQLGRIGKNLLSNEELHLTQLALAAGHEVLFVPQAQVAHNVAPERLRRSWFLRRSWWQGISECYREQLSHTLTLERVRVRSLCLVRGMVKALRHWSDPALRFENVVYAYGQLGYVVSGLRHLLPRPGAKACP; via the coding sequence ATGGCCCAGCCCCTGATTTCAGCGATTGTTTGTACCCACAACCGGGCTAGCTACCTGGGGGCAGCGATCGCCAGCCTGCTCAAGCAAACCTACACCACCTACGAAATTATCGTGGTGGACAACGCTTCGACGGATGGCACCAGAGCTGTGGTAGAAGCCTACCTGCCCCATCCAAAGCTAACCTATGTCTACGAGAGCACCCTGGGGCTGTCGGCGGCGCGCAACCGGGGGGCGGCGATCGCCCGTGGTACCCTGCTTGCCTACCTCGACGACGATGCCGAAGCCGCCCCCCACTGGTTGGACGCCCTGGCAACGGCCTTTGAGCAGCGCTCCAAGGCGGCGATCGCAGGGGGCTATGTCAGCCTGCTCTGGCCCCAGGGCACCACTCCGCCCCCCTGGCTGTCGGCTACCCTGTCAGAAAGCCTGGGTGCCTACGACTTGGGAACGACAATGCAGCTGATCACCCACCCCGGTCAAACCCCCAGGGGGCTCAACTACGCCGTTAAAAAAAGCTTTTTAGAGTCGGTGGGCGGCTTTGATTTACAGCTGGGCCGGATCGGTAAAAACCTGCTCTCGAACGAAGAACTGCACCTCACCCAGCTGGCCCTGGCTGCGGGCCACGAGGTTTTGTTTGTGCCCCAGGCCCAGGTGGCCCACAACGTGGCCCCCGAGCGGCTGCGCCGCAGCTGGTTTTTGCGCCGCAGCTGGTGGCAGGGCATTAGCGAATGCTACCGCGAGCAACTCAGCCACACCCTGACCCTGGAACGGGTGCGGGTGCGGAGTCTGTGTCTGGTGCGGGGGATGGTCAAAGCTCTGCGCCACTGGTCTGACCCCGCCCTGCGGTTTGAAAATGTGGTCTATGCCTACGGGCAGCTGGGCTACGTGGTAAGTGGTCTGCGCCACCTGCTGCCGCGCCCTGGGGCAAAAGCCTGCCCCTAA
- a CDS encoding AEC family transporter has translation MRDSLIQAYLPLVIWVGLGAGLGQFLPPAFPRLLGRSLYWVGIPLEIFALARQTPFAQGTGLAPLYTVVSLGLGLGLALVGLGVVRSLSSATAAAPGVTAPGVTAPAAVSALSLLPPEQTVDAGTAPLTWADRPRQGSFVLCAMLGNTGFVGLAIVPTLVSGPYLGWAVFYSVTQNVVGTYGLGVFLASWFGRGGQAQSRWQQLRDVVTVPSLWAFALGSASQAWGGPPLVETALRRSVWLVIPVALVLMGLRLSQLQGWRSLQPALVPASLKVLVLPAAVGGVALGMGLPRDAALVLVLMAGMPSAFAGLILAEEYGLDRELTAASIALSTGALLLTIPLWLMVFGVGRFGG, from the coding sequence ATGCGTGATTCTCTGATACAAGCCTATCTGCCGCTGGTGATTTGGGTTGGGCTAGGGGCTGGGCTGGGCCAGTTTTTGCCGCCAGCATTCCCCCGACTGCTGGGGCGGAGCCTGTACTGGGTGGGCATTCCCTTGGAAATTTTTGCCCTGGCGCGGCAGACCCCCTTTGCCCAGGGCACGGGCCTGGCACCGCTGTATACCGTGGTGTCTCTGGGCCTGGGGCTAGGTCTGGCGTTAGTGGGTTTAGGGGTAGTGCGATCGCTGTCCTCCGCCACGGCGGCGGCCCCAGGCGTAACGGCCCCAGGCGTAACGGCCCCAGCGGCGGTTTCAGCCCTGAGCCTGCTGCCCCCCGAGCAAACGGTGGACGCAGGCACAGCACCGCTGACCTGGGCCGATAGACCTCGTCAGGGCAGCTTTGTGCTGTGTGCCATGCTGGGCAATACGGGGTTTGTTGGGCTTGCCATTGTGCCCACCTTGGTGAGCGGCCCCTACCTGGGCTGGGCCGTGTTCTACAGCGTTACCCAGAACGTAGTTGGCACCTACGGGCTAGGGGTGTTTTTAGCCAGCTGGTTTGGGCGTGGTGGCCAGGCTCAATCGCGCTGGCAACAGCTGCGGGACGTAGTGACGGTGCCCTCGCTGTGGGCCTTCGCGCTGGGCTCGGCTTCCCAGGCTTGGGGCGGACCGCCGCTGGTTGAGACAGCCCTGCGGCGGTCGGTGTGGCTGGTGATTCCGGTGGCGCTGGTGCTGATGGGGCTAAGGTTGAGTCAGCTCCAGGGCTGGCGGAGTCTACAGCCGGCCCTGGTACCAGCCAGCCTCAAGGTGCTGGTGCTGCCCGCAGCGGTCGGGGGTGTCGCCCTGGGCATGGGGCTGCCCAGGGATGCAGCGCTGGTGCTGGTTCTAATGGCGGGCATGCCCAGCGCCTTTGCCGGGCTCATCCTAGCGGAAGAATACGGGCTAGATCGAGAGCTGACCGCCGCCAGCATTGCCCTGTCTACGGGGGCGTTGCTGCTGACCATTCCCCTGTGGTTAATGGTCTTTGGCGTTGGCCGCTTCGGGGGCTGA
- a CDS encoding methyltransferase yields MNELSEVNRRVSWRYLFYGQLSHGLLVLVLVPGAIALAEPGLTGRMVWGLSDRQWAYGLVAVAVTHQVLVWLLWRLQLCFGTLSRWLGRADLVVWSLMFFPLLVARPLLTAAVAVSSAGSLTMPIWVAIPLGAVLLGPALYTFWSVQQYFGLLRAAGGDHFRARYWTMPLVHQGAFRYSGNAMYSFGFLALWAIAVWGRSRPALALALFQHAYIWVHLYCTEAPDLALLYGATPPVPEPPDPSAPEAANAKDH; encoded by the coding sequence ATGAACGAACTCTCTGAGGTCAACCGTCGGGTTTCGTGGCGATACCTGTTCTATGGCCAGCTGTCCCACGGGTTGCTCGTGCTGGTTTTAGTGCCGGGGGCGATCGCCCTGGCCGAACCGGGACTGACGGGGCGGATGGTCTGGGGGCTGAGCGATCGCCAGTGGGCCTACGGGCTGGTTGCCGTCGCCGTAACCCACCAGGTGCTGGTGTGGCTGCTCTGGCGGCTGCAACTCTGCTTTGGCACCCTGAGCCGCTGGCTGGGCCGCGCCGACCTGGTGGTGTGGAGCCTGATGTTCTTTCCGCTGCTGGTGGCGCGCCCATTGCTAACGGCGGCGGTGGCCGTGAGTAGCGCGGGGTCGCTGACGATGCCTATTTGGGTCGCGATACCCTTGGGGGCTGTGCTGCTAGGGCCAGCCCTCTATACGTTTTGGTCTGTACAGCAGTACTTTGGCCTACTGCGAGCGGCGGGCGGCGATCATTTTCGGGCCCGCTACTGGACTATGCCCCTGGTGCACCAGGGGGCCTTTCGCTACAGCGGCAATGCCATGTACAGCTTTGGCTTCTTGGCGCTCTGGGCGATCGCAGTCTGGGGGCGATCGCGGCCCGCCTTAGCCCTGGCCCTGTTCCAGCACGCCTATATCTGGGTGCACTTGTACTGCACCGAAGCCCCCGATCTGGCCCTGCTCTACGGAGCCACGCCTCCCGTCCCCGAGCCGCCAGACCCCTCAGCCCCCGAAGCGGCCAACGCCAAAGACCATTAA
- a CDS encoding Npun_R1517 family heterocyst differentiation transcriptional regulator — protein MATSAPRPSVEPQVGVYECAITLKFRILEESHVMADREHLLEQLIDAFSYGSDEFVEQLESQVDVAEVAEVAASPLMRRQLIRLRNLPSA, from the coding sequence ATGGCTACGTCTGCACCCCGTCCGTCGGTTGAGCCCCAGGTTGGCGTCTATGAGTGCGCCATCACCCTCAAGTTTCGCATTTTAGAAGAAAGCCACGTCATGGCCGACCGCGAGCATCTGCTCGAGCAACTCATCGACGCTTTTTCCTACGGCAGCGATGAGTTTGTCGAGCAGCTTGAGTCCCAGGTAGACGTGGCTGAAGTTGCCGAGGTCGCGGCCTCTCCGCTGATGCGTCGGCAGCTGATTCGACTGCGGAATCTACCGTCTGCCTAA
- the surE gene encoding 5'/3'-nucleotidase SurE translates to MRILIANDDGIYSPGIAALAEVAARFGQVRIVAPDVEMSSAGHSITASRPLSYKRTPLKGFEAYRVNGTPADCVALGAYHWEKVDVVLSGINLGSNLGNSMWHSGTLAAAKQAVLLGLRGVALSAPVTESEPNFDLLKPSLETVLDLLLRQSELPLVNVNFPAQAPQGLRWTRQSVRQYDGRVMPSNDPMGRQLFWFTVAPLEPAEEGTDRWAVEHNYVSMTPLRLDLTHEAELAQAQLNYPCE, encoded by the coding sequence ATGCGTATACTCATTGCCAACGACGACGGTATCTACAGTCCCGGTATTGCCGCCCTGGCTGAGGTGGCCGCCCGGTTTGGCCAGGTTCGCATTGTTGCACCCGACGTAGAAATGTCTTCGGCGGGGCACTCAATCACCGCCTCGCGCCCCCTTTCCTACAAACGCACCCCCCTCAAAGGGTTTGAAGCCTACCGCGTCAACGGCACACCCGCCGACTGCGTTGCCCTGGGTGCCTACCACTGGGAGAAAGTCGACGTGGTGCTGTCGGGCATTAACCTGGGCAGCAACCTGGGCAACTCGATGTGGCATTCGGGCACCCTGGCGGCGGCCAAGCAGGCGGTTTTGCTGGGGCTGCGCGGCGTTGCCCTCAGCGCGCCAGTTACCGAGAGCGAACCCAATTTTGACCTGCTAAAACCGTCTTTAGAAACTGTCTTAGACCTGCTGCTGCGCCAGTCAGAACTGCCCCTGGTCAACGTCAACTTTCCAGCCCAAGCACCCCAGGGGCTACGCTGGACTCGTCAATCGGTCAGGCAGTACGATGGCCGGGTCATGCCGAGTAACGATCCGATGGGGCGACAGCTCTTCTGGTTTACGGTAGCCCCCCTTGAGCCCGCCGAGGAGGGTACTGACCGCTGGGCCGTTGAGCACAACTATGTCTCGATGACGCCCCTGCGCCTCGATCTGACCCATGAGGCAGAACTGGCCCAGGCACAGCTAAATTATCCCTGCGAGTAG
- a CDS encoding alpha-amylase, translating to MPNPFQQLKDRFKAIGSTLTAEAAETAKASLREWLEANADTLRRKRKQGEFNGTMMQYFHWYTPADGSHWNQVKEEAEALAKAGITALWLPPAYKGIGGGYDVGYGVYDLFDLGEFDQKGTVRTKYGTKDEYLAAVKACRDLGINIYADVVFNHKMAADREEEFKATPMDPSDRHRPLGDMRPIKSWTEFNFPGRGDKYSSMKWHWYHFDAVDYNSYEPDYKAVWLIEGKAFEDKVSWELGSFDYLMGCDLDIDHPEVRGELKYWGEWMLDHVGVDGFRLDAIKHICGDFFVDWLAHLENYAQRDLFCVGEYWTYDLGALSWYAGNSGGQLDLFDAPLHHNFHKASKAGSGYDLRTIFDHTVVKEMPLLAVTLVENHDTQPLQALESVVEAWFKPLAYALILLREEGYPCIFHCDYYGAHYVDRGRDGNEYEIWMDSHRDILDRLLMGRKHFAYGPQYDYFDHPNVVGWTRLGSDGHPRAMAVLLSNGAEGTKWMEVGKPNTTFYDLTGHISHTITTNDDGWAEFRCGGGSVSVWVEDHPILGTFLGLVPG from the coding sequence ATGCCCAATCCCTTTCAGCAGCTAAAGGACAGATTTAAGGCGATCGGGTCTACCCTGACCGCCGAGGCCGCCGAGACCGCCAAGGCATCTCTGCGAGAGTGGCTAGAGGCCAACGCCGACACCCTGCGCCGCAAGCGCAAACAGGGAGAGTTTAACGGCACCATGATGCAGTACTTCCACTGGTACACCCCCGCCGACGGCAGCCACTGGAACCAGGTGAAGGAGGAGGCCGAGGCGCTTGCCAAAGCAGGCATTACCGCCCTGTGGCTGCCACCGGCCTACAAAGGCATTGGCGGCGGCTACGACGTTGGCTATGGGGTCTACGACCTGTTTGATTTAGGGGAGTTTGATCAAAAGGGGACGGTGCGCACGAAGTACGGCACCAAGGATGAGTACCTGGCGGCGGTCAAAGCCTGTCGCGATCTGGGCATTAACATCTACGCCGACGTGGTGTTTAACCACAAAATGGCCGCCGACCGCGAAGAGGAATTTAAGGCAACTCCGATGGATCCGAGCGATCGCCACCGTCCCCTAGGCGACATGCGCCCGATCAAATCCTGGACAGAATTCAACTTTCCGGGGCGCGGCGACAAATACTCAAGCATGAAGTGGCACTGGTACCACTTTGACGCCGTTGACTACAACAGCTACGAACCCGACTACAAAGCCGTGTGGCTAATTGAAGGAAAAGCCTTTGAGGACAAGGTGAGCTGGGAGCTGGGCAGCTTCGACTACCTGATGGGCTGCGACCTCGACATTGACCACCCCGAGGTGCGCGGCGAGCTGAAATACTGGGGCGAGTGGATGCTCGACCACGTCGGGGTAGATGGGTTTCGCCTCGATGCCATCAAGCACATCTGCGGCGACTTCTTTGTAGACTGGCTGGCCCATCTCGAAAACTACGCCCAGCGCGACCTGTTCTGCGTAGGCGAATACTGGACCTACGACCTGGGGGCGCTGAGCTGGTACGCCGGCAACTCTGGCGGGCAGCTGGATTTATTCGACGCGCCCCTGCACCACAATTTCCACAAGGCCAGCAAAGCGGGCAGCGGCTACGACCTGCGCACCATTTTTGACCACACCGTGGTGAAAGAAATGCCTCTGCTGGCGGTCACCCTGGTTGAAAACCACGACACCCAGCCCCTGCAAGCCCTGGAATCGGTGGTAGAGGCATGGTTTAAGCCCCTGGCCTACGCCCTGATTTTGCTGCGGGAGGAGGGCTATCCCTGCATCTTCCACTGCGACTACTACGGTGCCCACTACGTGGACAGGGGCCGCGACGGCAACGAGTACGAAATTTGGATGGACTCGCACCGCGACATTTTGGATCGCCTGCTGATGGGCCGCAAGCACTTTGCCTACGGCCCCCAGTACGACTACTTTGACCACCCCAACGTGGTGGGCTGGACGCGCCTGGGCTCTGACGGCCACCCGCGAGCTATGGCCGTGCTGCTGAGCAACGGAGCCGAAGGCACCAAGTGGATGGAGGTGGGCAAACCCAACACCACCTTTTACGACCTGACCGGGCATATTTCCCACACCATTACCACCAACGACGACGGTTGGGCCGAGTTTCGCTGCGGCGGCGGCTCAGTGTCGGTCTGGGTAGAAGATCACCCCATTCTAGGAACCTTCTTGGGGCTGGTGCCGGGGTAA
- a CDS encoding diacylglycerol kinase family protein: MRVTLIHNSKAGDGEQPSGDVLTALIRQAGYDVVYRSAKDEDWQATLNDPGAFVVAAGGDGTVGKVAKQLVGRGIPLAILPLGTANNIAKTFGLLETPLEQLIGGWADAQRVSMDGAIAHGPWGSTYCIESVGLGLFVQTLAQANHSSALDRAESADDELAAALKMLNQQIELCAAQPLTVVLDGQDISGQYVLLEAMTIPYVGPNLHFAPEAGLGDGQLTVVLVREGEQAMLSEYLNDCLAGKQDPAPLTSYRGQHLRIEGQGFDIHADDDILPYHTWAVPPNRGVIEVKVDPQALELLLPSRGDSQTYCDSD; the protein is encoded by the coding sequence ATGAGAGTTACACTGATTCATAATTCCAAGGCGGGGGACGGCGAGCAACCGTCTGGCGACGTACTTACGGCCCTGATCCGCCAGGCGGGGTACGATGTCGTCTATCGGTCAGCCAAAGACGAAGACTGGCAGGCCACCCTAAATGACCCCGGTGCCTTTGTGGTGGCAGCGGGGGGCGACGGCACCGTTGGCAAAGTGGCTAAGCAGCTGGTGGGACGGGGCATTCCCCTGGCGATTTTGCCCCTGGGAACGGCCAACAACATCGCCAAAACCTTTGGGCTGCTGGAGACGCCTCTGGAGCAGCTGATTGGCGGCTGGGCCGATGCTCAGCGGGTTTCTATGGATGGGGCGATCGCCCACGGCCCGTGGGGCTCAACCTATTGTATTGAGAGTGTTGGCTTGGGGCTGTTTGTTCAAACCTTGGCCCAAGCGAACCATAGCAGCGCTCTCGACCGTGCAGAAAGCGCTGACGACGAGTTGGCAGCTGCTCTAAAGATGTTGAACCAGCAGATTGAGCTGTGTGCAGCCCAGCCATTGACCGTTGTTTTAGACGGGCAAGACATTTCGGGTCAGTACGTTTTGCTAGAGGCCATGACCATTCCGTACGTGGGGCCAAATCTGCATTTTGCCCCCGAGGCGGGCTTGGGTGACGGGCAGCTCACGGTTGTGCTGGTGCGGGAGGGCGAGCAAGCTATGCTGAGCGAGTATCTCAACGACTGTTTGGCGGGCAAACAAGACCCAGCTCCCTTGACTAGCTACCGGGGGCAGCACTTACGCATTGAGGGGCAAGGGTTTGACATCCATGCTGATGACGATATTTTGCCGTACCACACCTGGGCTGTGCCGCCCAATCGTGGGGTGATTGAGGTCAAGGTTGACCCTCAAGCGCTGGAATTGCTGCTGCCCAGCCGGGGTGATTCACAGACCTATTGCGACTCGGATTAG
- a CDS encoding glycosyltransferase family 2 protein produces MATTTPKIPISVLIPAKDEEQNLPACLASLERAAEIFVVDSNSSDRSIDIATAAGAKVVQFDFNGHWPKKKNWALDNLPFSHDWVLIVDCDERITPELWDEIAVAIQRAEFDGYYLNRRVFFLGTWIRHGGKYPDWNLRLFRHQKGRYENLQTADIPNTGDNEVHEHVMIDGAVGYLKHDMLHEDFRDLYHWLARHNRYSNWEAQVYYNLLTGMGDGGTIGANLFGDAVQRKRFLKKIWVRLPFKPLLRFVLFYVLRLGFLDGRAGYIYGRLLSQYEYQIGVKLFELKQFGGQLNVTPKETATLPQPPAQSTIISVESAP; encoded by the coding sequence ATGGCTACGACAACCCCCAAAATCCCAATTTCGGTGCTGATTCCGGCTAAGGATGAGGAACAAAACCTGCCCGCCTGCCTGGCCAGCCTGGAGCGGGCGGCGGAGATTTTTGTGGTGGACTCCAACAGCAGCGATCGCAGCATCGACATTGCCACCGCCGCCGGGGCCAAAGTGGTGCAGTTTGACTTTAACGGCCACTGGCCCAAAAAGAAAAACTGGGCCTTAGACAACCTGCCCTTTAGCCACGACTGGGTACTAATTGTGGACTGCGACGAGCGCATCACCCCCGAACTGTGGGACGAGATTGCCGTCGCCATTCAGCGGGCCGAGTTTGACGGCTACTACCTGAACCGCCGGGTGTTTTTCTTGGGCACCTGGATTCGCCACGGCGGCAAATACCCCGACTGGAACCTGCGCCTGTTTCGCCACCAAAAGGGCCGCTACGAAAATCTGCAAACCGCCGATATTCCCAACACGGGCGACAACGAAGTGCATGAGCACGTGATGATCGACGGGGCCGTGGGCTACCTAAAGCACGACATGCTCCACGAAGACTTTCGCGATCTGTACCACTGGCTGGCCCGCCACAACCGCTACTCCAACTGGGAGGCCCAGGTCTACTACAACCTGCTCACCGGCATGGGCGACGGCGGCACCATCGGGGCCAACCTGTTTGGCGACGCGGTGCAGCGCAAGCGATTTCTCAAGAAAATTTGGGTGCGGCTGCCCTTTAAACCCCTGCTGCGGTTTGTGCTGTTTTACGTGCTGCGGCTGGGCTTTTTAGACGGGCGAGCGGGCTATATCTACGGGCGGTTGTTGAGCCAGTATGAGTACCAGATCGGAGTCAAGCTGTTTGAGCTAAAACAATTTGGCGGACAGCTTAACGTCACTCCCAAAGAAACTGCGACCCTGCCTCAGCCCCCGGCTCAGTCCACGATTATTTCGGTAGAATCGGCCCCGTAG
- a CDS encoding helix-hairpin-helix domain-containing protein, whose translation MAKAIGTAGQVLSCVGNLAQFDSRPVALTTRLATSGEGEVWHTSWPGYLAKLYFNPTGDRIRKLEVMVANPPADPNAAINHASFAWPKAILQDASGRSLGFLMPEIAHSVGLFDVYNPQRRRTVLPGFNWLYLHVTAMNIASITQAIHSKGYVLGDIKPQNILVNNQALPSVIDTDSFQVRDPMSGQVFRCPVGSEGFTPPELLGRDLAQIDQTAGHDRFRLAVIIHLLLFGDQPYKGVWTGWGDSPDPNQLLSQGHWPYGTTTLIQPGPLTIPLETVHPEVQQCFLRCFNEGHRDASLRPTPAEWLRALKLAVADLKACHRVNCHYYSQSYGRCYWCDRKKALGVDIFPKAALSHQQRQARNQDAVAALVKPLRQAVDTASSYLEEKGAMAWLRSPLPQLTLPKPPSLTLPEQWLKYAVTTGLTSTALLSVLLIGKVVMAQKDTESLLFGTLLFIGLIALWPRLVKPSD comes from the coding sequence ATGGCAAAGGCGATCGGCACAGCGGGGCAGGTATTGAGCTGCGTGGGCAACCTGGCTCAGTTCGACAGCCGACCGGTAGCGCTAACCACGCGATTGGCCACCAGCGGCGAGGGAGAAGTCTGGCACACCAGCTGGCCCGGCTACCTGGCTAAGCTCTACTTCAACCCCACTGGCGATCGCATTCGCAAGCTAGAGGTGATGGTAGCCAACCCGCCCGCCGACCCCAACGCCGCCATCAACCACGCCTCCTTTGCCTGGCCCAAGGCCATTTTGCAGGATGCCAGCGGGCGATCGCTGGGGTTTCTGATGCCCGAAATTGCCCACAGCGTCGGCCTGTTTGATGTCTACAACCCCCAGCGGCGGCGCACCGTTTTGCCGGGCTTTAACTGGCTGTACCTCCACGTCACGGCGATGAATATTGCCTCCATCACCCAGGCCATCCATAGCAAAGGCTACGTGCTGGGTGACATCAAGCCGCAGAATATTTTGGTCAACAACCAGGCCCTGCCCTCGGTGATCGACACCGACTCCTTTCAGGTGCGCGACCCCATGAGTGGCCAGGTGTTTCGCTGTCCGGTTGGCTCCGAGGGCTTTACCCCCCCCGAGCTGCTGGGCCGCGACCTGGCCCAGATCGATCAAACCGCAGGCCACGATCGCTTTCGCCTCGCCGTGATCATTCACCTGCTGCTGTTTGGCGATCAGCCCTACAAGGGAGTGTGGACGGGCTGGGGCGACTCCCCCGACCCCAACCAGCTCTTGAGCCAGGGCCACTGGCCTTACGGTACCACCACCCTAATTCAGCCCGGCCCGCTGACCATTCCCCTCGAGACGGTACACCCCGAGGTGCAGCAGTGCTTTTTGCGCTGCTTTAACGAGGGCCACCGCGACGCCAGCCTGCGCCCAACCCCGGCGGAATGGCTGCGGGCGCTGAAGCTGGCCGTGGCTGACCTCAAGGCCTGCCATCGGGTCAACTGCCACTACTACAGCCAGAGCTACGGACGCTGCTACTGGTGCGATCGCAAAAAAGCCCTGGGTGTCGATATCTTTCCCAAAGCCGCCCTCTCCCACCAGCAGCGGCAGGCCCGCAACCAGGATGCCGTTGCCGCCCTGGTCAAACCGCTGCGGCAGGCGGTAGACACGGCCAGTAGTTACCTGGAGGAGAAGGGAGCCATGGCCTGGCTGCGATCGCCGCTACCCCAGCTCACCCTGCCAAAACCACCGTCTCTCACACTACCGGAACAGTGGCTCAAATACGCCGTCACCACCGGCCTCACCTCCACCGCCTTGCTCTCGGTACTTTTGATTGGCAAGGTTGTGATGGCTCAGAAAGATACCGAGTCGCTGCTCTTTGGCACCCTGCTATTCATCGGGCTGATTGCCCTCTGGCCGCGCCTGGTCAAGCCTTCAGATTAG
- a CDS encoding fatty acid desaturase, whose product MQVDRVPLGATDAEFSTYARSAQELSFTLQDLKAAIPARCFQPSTLRSLAYFVLDLGIIAALYAVAHAIDTWLFFPVFWLAQGTMFWALFVVGHDCGHGSFSRHRWLNTLVGHLAHTPILVPYHGWRISHRTHHANTGNIDTDESWYPVDESTYRAMPWPQKLVRFYGALFAYPFYLFFRSSGRSGSHFMPGSDLFRPSERRDVLVSTLCWSAMILFLVWLGLTQGLLFLATYYVAPYLVFVAWLDFVTFLHHTEPDIPWYRGDEWYFLKGALSTIDRDYGWVSPIHHNIGTHVAHHIFLGIPHYHLKTATAAIKPILGDHYRCSEEPVWKSFARSFWACHYVADQGSKVYYQPHPSRRQ is encoded by the coding sequence GTGCAAGTAGATCGTGTTCCTCTAGGAGCTACAGACGCAGAATTTTCGACCTACGCTCGCTCAGCCCAGGAGCTCAGCTTTACCCTTCAAGATCTCAAAGCCGCGATTCCGGCCCGCTGTTTTCAGCCCTCCACTCTGCGATCGCTGGCCTATTTCGTTTTAGACCTGGGAATTATCGCGGCGCTCTACGCCGTGGCCCACGCCATTGATACTTGGCTGTTTTTTCCTGTCTTTTGGCTGGCCCAGGGCACCATGTTTTGGGCGCTTTTTGTGGTGGGCCACGACTGTGGCCACGGCTCGTTTTCTCGCCACAGGTGGCTGAACACCCTGGTGGGTCACCTGGCCCACACGCCCATTTTGGTGCCCTACCACGGCTGGCGCATCAGCCACCGCACCCACCACGCCAACACCGGCAATATCGACACCGATGAGAGTTGGTACCCGGTGGATGAATCTACCTACCGGGCCATGCCCTGGCCCCAAAAGCTGGTGCGGTTTTATGGAGCGCTGTTTGCCTACCCGTTCTATCTGTTCTTTCGGTCCTCGGGGCGCAGCGGGTCTCACTTTATGCCCGGCAGCGATCTGTTTCGCCCTTCGGAACGGCGCGACGTGCTGGTGAGCACCCTCTGCTGGTCGGCCATGATTTTGTTTTTGGTCTGGCTGGGGCTGACCCAGGGGCTGTTGTTTTTGGCCACCTACTACGTGGCCCCCTACCTGGTGTTTGTGGCCTGGCTCGACTTTGTGACGTTTCTGCACCACACCGAGCCCGATATTCCCTGGTACCGGGGGGACGAGTGGTACTTTCTCAAGGGGGCGCTGTCAACTATCGATCGCGACTACGGCTGGGTCAGCCCCATTCACCACAACATCGGCACCCATGTGGCCCACCACATTTTCTTGGGCATTCCCCATTACCACCTGAAGACGGCGACGGCGGCAATTAAACCGATTTTGGGCGACCACTATCGGTGCTCTGAGGAGCCGGTGTGGAAAAGCTTTGCCCGATCGTTTTGGGCCTGCCACTACGTGGCTGACCAGGGATCGAAGGTGTATTACCAACCCCACCCCAGCCGTCGGCAGTAG
- the hpsU gene encoding hormogonium polysaccharide biosynthesis acetyltransferase HpsU — protein MTVSSPSDNIHAPGDDRPWVRLDTYDQSWYQPGRSKGVILLWWLLQAVVFPLTPHASHGPRRWLLRQFGATVGRGVVIRPTARFTYPWNVTIGDHSWIGDDVVLYSLAPITIGQHCVISQKSYLCTGSHDIRDPRFGLLVAPVVIENGAWVATDCFVAPGVTVGANSVVGARSSVFKSLPSGQICLGNPCRAVAPRQMGNG, from the coding sequence ATGACGGTTAGTTCTCCCTCTGACAATATCCACGCTCCTGGGGACGACAGGCCCTGGGTGCGGCTCGATACCTACGACCAGTCGTGGTACCAGCCGGGGCGATCGAAGGGCGTCATTCTGCTGTGGTGGCTGCTGCAGGCGGTGGTGTTTCCCCTCACGCCCCACGCCTCCCACGGGCCGAGGCGCTGGCTGCTGCGCCAATTTGGGGCCACCGTGGGCCGGGGGGTGGTGATTCGCCCCACCGCTCGGTTTACCTACCCGTGGAATGTGACCATTGGCGACCACAGCTGGATTGGCGACGACGTGGTGCTCTACAGTCTCGCTCCCATCACAATTGGCCAGCACTGCGTGATTTCGCAAAAAAGCTACCTGTGCACCGGCAGCCACGATATTCGCGATCCTCGCTTTGGGTTGCTCGTTGCGCCCGTGGTGATTGAAAACGGAGCCTGGGTGGCGACCGACTGCTTTGTCGCGCCGGGAGTAACGGTGGGGGCCAACAGCGTGGTGGGGGCACGCAGCAGCGTGTTTAAGTCTTTGCCGTCGGGGCAGATCTGTTTAGGCAATCCCTGCCGGGCCGTGGCACCGCGCCAGATGGGGAACGGCTAG